From a region of the Fischerella sp. JS2 genome:
- a CDS encoding Uma2 family endonuclease, which produces MTALTLQLPPNLKFTDEEFEQIVAINKELRLELTAEGELVIMPPTGGETGNRNFDLLGQLWFWNSQKNLGKAFDSSTGFKLPNGATRSPDASWVKMERWDALTPEQRKKFLPLCPDFAVELVTETDDVEDTQAKMQEYLASGLLLGWLINPKEKQVIIYRPNQAPEVLQSPTSLSGEDVLSGFILDLQLIFA; this is translated from the coding sequence ATGACTGCTTTAACTTTACAATTACCTCCTAATCTCAAATTTACAGATGAGGAATTTGAGCAGATTGTTGCTATCAATAAAGAGTTGCGTTTAGAATTAACAGCTGAAGGAGAATTGGTAATTATGCCACCCACTGGGGGAGAAACAGGGAACCGTAATTTTGATTTGTTAGGTCAACTATGGTTTTGGAACAGTCAAAAAAATTTAGGAAAAGCCTTTGATTCTTCCACTGGTTTTAAACTTCCCAATGGTGCAACTCGTTCTCCTGATGCTTCTTGGGTGAAAATGGAAAGGTGGGATGCTCTGACACCAGAGCAAAGAAAAAAATTTCTCCCCTTGTGTCCTGACTTTGCGGTGGAATTGGTTACAGAAACCGATGATGTGGAAGACACTCAAGCCAAAATGCAGGAATATTTAGCTTCGGGATTATTACTTGGTTGGTTAATTAATCCCAAAGAGAAACAAGTAATAATTTATCGTCCTAATCAAGCACCGGAAGTTTTACAATCTCCTACAAGTTTATCTGGTGAAGATGTTCTCTCTGGTTTTATTTTAGATTTACAGCTGATTTTTGCATAA
- a CDS encoding isoprenyl transferase produces the protein MTFQLSAKLPPDLDPQNLPQHVAVIMDGNGRWATRRGLPRIAGHRQGAKTLKELLRCCKDWGIKALTAYAFSTENWRRPTEEVDFLLHLFERLLRRELTQMHREGVRISFIGDLSVLPKSLQTEMQRSVAQTLHNQAIHFTVAVNYGSRNEIIKACRELAVLVQQGELNPQQINESLVAQHLYTKDTPEPDLLIRTSGEMRLSNFLLWQLAYTEMYFTDSFWPDFDRTAFHQALLSYQKRDRRFGQVKASA, from the coding sequence ATGACATTTCAACTTTCTGCCAAATTACCCCCAGATTTAGACCCCCAAAACTTACCCCAACATGTAGCCGTCATTATGGATGGAAACGGGCGATGGGCAACCCGTCGTGGTTTACCACGTATTGCTGGACATCGCCAAGGAGCAAAAACACTCAAAGAACTATTACGATGCTGTAAGGATTGGGGAATCAAAGCATTGACAGCTTATGCTTTCTCTACAGAAAATTGGCGACGTCCCACTGAAGAAGTGGATTTTTTGCTGCATTTGTTTGAACGTTTACTGCGCCGCGAGTTAACACAAATGCATCGCGAAGGAGTGCGAATCTCGTTTATTGGAGATTTATCAGTTTTACCGAAGTCCCTACAAACAGAAATGCAGCGTTCAGTGGCACAGACACTACACAACCAAGCCATCCACTTTACCGTTGCAGTCAATTACGGAAGTCGTAACGAAATTATCAAAGCATGTCGTGAACTGGCGGTACTTGTGCAGCAAGGAGAACTCAACCCCCAACAAATAAATGAAAGTTTAGTAGCACAACACCTCTACACAAAAGATACTCCTGAACCAGATTTATTGATTCGCACTAGTGGAGAGATGCGGTTAAGTAACTTTTTGTTGTGGCAACTTGCGTATACAGAGATGTATTTTACTGATAGTTTCTGGCCTGATTTTGACCGTACAGCCTTTCACCAAGCTTTATTAAGTTATCAAAAACGCGATCGTCGTTTTGGTCAAGTTAAAGCTTCAGCTTAG
- a CDS encoding glutamine synthetase: MAENILFKKVRKTLKEADASFVRILWCDNANIIRAKAVHVEMLPHYFEHGVGISVGQQGVPVMYDAVVRKTGLGPVGEVSLVPDWSSLTALSYSPAHFRVMGNMKLNNEAWNLCPRHFLVRMVEAAKSQGLEVQAAFENEFYLLQQLGDRIVPADSTLFASTQAMDINYEVIDDIAEALICQGIPVEQYYPESGPGQQEISIRYTEALRAADWQIAYRETVRAIARRHNLKASFLPKIFPESAGSGCHIHLSLWRNEQNLLPDAQGVCGLSEVARAFIAGILKHLSALMALTTPCVNSYRRIRPHAWSGAFRCWGLDNREAAVRVPSTTGFGIPTHFEVKTVDASANPYLALGAVIAAGLDGVQHNLELGQPVAIDPGYLTPDDRKLQKIDPLPTNLGEAIAHLNQDNVLLNALNPQLSTAFIAVRQAEWEAMKDWDLEQEVKVLLERY; this comes from the coding sequence ATGGCTGAAAACATTTTATTCAAAAAAGTTAGAAAAACCCTAAAAGAGGCTGATGCTAGCTTTGTCCGTATCCTTTGGTGTGATAACGCCAATATAATTCGTGCTAAAGCTGTGCATGTGGAGATGCTACCCCATTACTTTGAGCATGGTGTGGGTATATCCGTAGGACAACAGGGTGTTCCAGTCATGTATGATGCTGTTGTTCGCAAAACTGGTTTGGGGCCAGTAGGTGAAGTTTCCTTAGTTCCCGATTGGTCTAGCTTAACTGCTTTATCCTATTCTCCGGCTCATTTTCGTGTCATGGGAAACATGAAATTAAACAATGAAGCCTGGAATTTGTGTCCGCGCCATTTTTTAGTGCGGATGGTAGAAGCCGCAAAAAGTCAAGGATTAGAAGTACAGGCTGCCTTTGAAAATGAGTTTTACCTGCTGCAACAATTAGGCGATCGCATTGTACCCGCAGACTCTACACTTTTTGCCTCTACCCAGGCAATGGATATTAATTACGAAGTTATTGATGATATTGCTGAAGCTTTGATTTGCCAAGGCATTCCTGTAGAACAATATTATCCAGAGTCTGGCCCTGGTCAACAGGAAATATCCATACGATATACTGAAGCATTGCGTGCTGCTGATTGGCAAATTGCCTATAGAGAGACGGTAAGAGCCATAGCTAGGCGTCACAATCTGAAAGCTTCTTTTTTACCAAAAATCTTTCCTGAGTCAGCGGGTAGTGGTTGTCATATTCATCTGAGTCTATGGCGAAATGAGCAAAATTTGTTACCTGATGCCCAAGGTGTTTGTGGTTTATCTGAAGTGGCAAGAGCTTTCATTGCTGGCATTCTGAAGCATTTATCAGCACTGATGGCATTGACGACACCTTGTGTTAATTCTTACCGCCGAATTCGTCCTCATGCTTGGAGTGGTGCTTTTCGTTGTTGGGGATTAGACAACCGTGAGGCAGCAGTGAGAGTACCCAGTACAACTGGATTCGGCATTCCCACACATTTTGAAGTCAAAACAGTAGATGCATCAGCAAATCCTTACTTGGCTTTAGGTGCGGTGATTGCAGCCGGATTAGACGGGGTGCAACATAATTTGGAACTAGGACAACCAGTAGCTATAGATCCTGGATACCTGACACCAGATGATCGCAAACTCCAAAAAATCGACCCTTTACCCACAAATTTAGGCGAAGCGATCGCTCACCTCAACCAAGATAACGTGCTTTTAAATGCTTTAAATCCCCAGTTGTCAACAGCTTTTATTGCTGTGCGTCAAGCCGAATGGGAAGCAATGAAAGATTGGGATTTAGAACAAGAAGTAAAAGTTCTATTAGAAAGATATTAA
- a CDS encoding pentapeptide repeat-containing protein, with the protein MNVEQLLRRYDTGERDFTGVEIVEFRLRHLTEINLSGSDFRYANLQKLVRYTEGIKLNLSCANLRGLNLEYAHFEHANLQKADLSYTDMWCAALHSADLTGADLSGAKLHEAVFYNVNLSRANLSGAHLLDTHFDYANLTEANFKYARKVNFGNAYLQDTIMPDGNIINVSRQV; encoded by the coding sequence ATGAATGTTGAACAATTGCTGAGAAGATATGATACAGGAGAGAGAGATTTTACCGGAGTTGAAATTGTTGAATTTAGACTAAGACATTTGACTGAAATCAATTTAAGTGGTTCTGATTTTAGATATGCCAATTTGCAAAAATTAGTTCGTTATACCGAAGGTATTAAGTTGAATCTGAGTTGTGCAAATTTACGTGGCTTGAATTTGGAATATGCTCATTTTGAACATGCTAACTTGCAAAAAGCTGATTTGAGTTATACGGATATGTGGTGTGCTGCTCTTCATTCTGCTGATTTAACTGGGGCTGATTTGAGTGGTGCAAAGTTGCATGAAGCTGTTTTTTATAATGTTAATTTGAGTCGAGCAAATTTAAGTGGCGCTCATTTGCTGGATACTCATTTTGATTATGCAAATCTGACTGAAGCTAATTTTAAATATGCCCGCAAAGTAAATTTTGGTAATGCTTATTTACAAGATACTATTATGCCGGATGGTAATATTATCAATGTTTCCAGGCAAGTTTGA
- a CDS encoding damage-control phosphatase ARMT1 family protein: protein MKSQIPKLPLPASLVGSEIGTFTEFTVTQRMPAIARRVIAENNFSLNINESLENLANQLPSGYLLAFRDDTGTDVGDWKKYLEPYKGQRWIDIPWFFAETYFYRLILNITNYFQSSEWQGVDPFHLQKSQGLNTSLDAIIALCYQVNQWLKDSQKDGKINQNILITLLHFALWGNRVDLSLWSAFESDRSNFDVENQKDHILVDDAILVTELLISSRCQQVDFVVDNAGFELICDLCLVDFLLGSGVIKQIRLHLKPHPTFVSDAMIKDVYDTVDFLAVSHHQQVVNVAERLQAYIASGKLILGDDYFWTSPLAFWEIPESLKQELADADLLLIKGDANYRRLLGDRHWDFTTNIASIICYLPVPVVALRTLKSEVAVGLQPEVIEKVSKFDSDWLTNGQWGVVQFVE from the coding sequence ATGAAATCGCAAATTCCCAAGTTACCACTGCCAGCATCACTTGTAGGCTCAGAAATTGGCACCTTTACTGAGTTTACTGTAACTCAAAGGATGCCTGCTATTGCTCGTCGAGTCATCGCGGAAAACAATTTCTCACTCAATATTAATGAAAGTTTAGAAAACTTAGCTAATCAGTTGCCATCAGGATATTTATTAGCTTTCAGAGATGATACTGGAACTGATGTAGGAGATTGGAAAAAATATTTAGAACCCTACAAAGGTCAGCGTTGGATAGATATCCCTTGGTTTTTTGCTGAAACTTATTTTTACAGATTAATTCTCAATATTACTAATTATTTTCAATCTAGTGAATGGCAAGGTGTAGATCCGTTCCATTTACAAAAATCTCAAGGATTAAATACATCCTTAGATGCGATTATTGCTTTGTGCTATCAAGTAAACCAATGGTTGAAGGACAGCCAAAAAGATGGGAAAATAAATCAAAATATTTTGATTACACTTTTACATTTTGCACTTTGGGGCAATCGTGTAGATTTAAGTTTATGGTCAGCATTTGAAAGCGATCGCAGTAATTTTGATGTTGAAAATCAAAAAGATCATATCTTAGTAGATGATGCTATTTTAGTTACAGAATTATTAATTAGCAGTAGATGCCAACAAGTTGATTTTGTAGTTGATAATGCTGGTTTTGAGTTAATTTGTGATTTGTGTTTGGTAGATTTTTTATTAGGTAGTGGTGTCATTAAGCAAATTAGGTTGCACTTAAAACCTCACCCTACTTTTGTATCTGATGCCATGATTAAAGATGTGTATGATACGGTCGACTTTTTAGCAGTATCTCACCATCAACAAGTGGTAAATGTCGCAGAAAGATTACAAGCTTATATTGCGTCAGGAAAGTTAATTCTGGGTGATGATTATTTTTGGACATCGCCTCTAGCTTTTTGGGAAATACCCGAATCACTCAAACAAGAGTTAGCTGATGCAGATTTATTGCTGATTAAAGGTGATGCCAATTATCGTAGATTATTAGGAGATAGACACTGGGATTTTACTACTAATATTGCAAGTATTATATGTTATTTACCAGTGCCAGTTGTGGCATTACGCACCCTCAAATCAGAAGTAGCAGTAGGTTTACAACCAGAAGTAATTGAAAAAGTATCAAAATTTGATTCTGATTGGTTGACAAATGGACAGTGGGGTGTAGTGCAGTTTGTAGAGTAA
- a CDS encoding aldo/keto reductase — MLTRQPEKNGPTISAIGLGCMGMSDFYGPADREESIATIHTALDAGITLLDTGDFYGMGHNELLLHEALTGRRRENVFIAVKFGALRSPDGNFIGFDGRPQAVKTALAYTLQRLGTDYIDLYQPARVDPAVPIEDTIGAIADMVQAGYVRYIGLSEAGVDTLRRAHATHPLTWLQIEYSLLSRGIENEILPTVRELGIGVTAYGVLSRGLLSGHWSKDRSQTAQDFRSHLPRFSGENLDRNLSLVEALRSIAQEQNATVAQVAIAWVLSRGNDIIPLIGARRRNRLEEALGAINLHLTNDELASIEAAIPPDAVAGDRYDPGQMLMLDSEKS, encoded by the coding sequence ATGTTAACGCGTCAGCCGGAAAAAAACGGACCGACCATATCAGCAATCGGTCTTGGATGTATGGGTATGTCAGATTTTTATGGACCCGCCGACCGAGAGGAAAGCATCGCTACAATTCATACTGCTCTTGATGCAGGTATAACATTACTGGATACTGGGGATTTTTATGGAATGGGTCATAACGAACTGTTACTGCATGAAGCGCTGACAGGACGAAGACGGGAAAATGTCTTTATTGCAGTCAAATTTGGAGCGCTGCGATCGCCTGATGGCAATTTTATCGGTTTTGATGGTCGTCCTCAAGCAGTAAAGACCGCACTTGCTTATACATTGCAACGTCTGGGAACAGATTATATAGACCTTTATCAACCAGCCCGCGTTGATCCAGCAGTACCAATTGAAGATACAATTGGAGCGATCGCTGACATGGTGCAAGCTGGTTATGTTCGGTATATCGGCTTGTCTGAAGCAGGTGTAGACACACTGCGACGCGCCCATGCGACTCATCCGCTTACCTGGCTGCAAATCGAATACTCACTTCTCAGTCGTGGGATTGAAAATGAAATTCTCCCAACTGTACGTGAATTGGGAATTGGTGTCACAGCTTACGGTGTACTATCGCGGGGATTGTTGAGTGGTCATTGGTCGAAAGACCGTTCCCAAACAGCGCAGGACTTCCGCAGTCATTTACCGCGTTTTTCGGGAGAGAATTTAGATCGGAATTTATCACTAGTTGAAGCACTCCGTAGTATTGCCCAAGAACAGAATGCTACTGTTGCACAAGTGGCGATCGCTTGGGTTTTGTCAAGAGGTAATGATATCATTCCTCTGATCGGAGCGCGGCGTCGCAATCGGTTAGAAGAAGCGCTTGGTGCTATAAATCTACACCTTACAAATGATGAACTTGCCAGTATTGAAGCAGCAATCCCACCTGATGCTGTAGCAGGCGATCGCTATGATCCAGGTCAGATGTTAATGTTAGATAGCGAAAAGAGTTGA
- a CDS encoding NAD(P)/FAD-dependent oxidoreductase codes for MANTTETQPPHQVVIIGGGFGGLYAAKSLNNANINITLIDRRNFHLFQPLLYQVATGAISPADISSPLRSVLSKSKNTKVLLGEVSDIDPQAQKVLMGDEAIPYDTLIVATGAKHSYFGKDEWELFAPGLKTVEDAIEMRHRIFMAFEAAEKETDPQLRRAWLTFVIVGGGPTGVELAGAIAELAYHTMKEDFRNIDTTEAQVILLEGLDRILPPFAPELSAQAETSLQKLGVTVQTKTLVTNIENDFVTIKQGEEISQIAAKTVLWAAGVKASPLGQVIAQRTGIECDRAGRVIVEPDLSIKGYANIFVIGDLAHFAHQNGKPLPGVAPVAMQQGEYVASLIKQKLQGQTSLPRFYYLDRGSLAVIGQNSAVVDLGFIKFTGFVAWLFWLLVHIYFLIEFDNKLIVMIQWGWNYFTRNRRARLITGKEPLGNYTSEKTREMVNV; via the coding sequence ATGGCGAACACGACAGAGACTCAACCACCCCATCAGGTAGTGATTATCGGCGGCGGTTTTGGCGGACTTTACGCCGCGAAATCACTGAATAATGCCAATATAAATATTACTCTCATCGATAGACGCAATTTTCACCTGTTTCAACCGCTTTTGTATCAGGTTGCGACAGGTGCGATATCACCTGCTGATATTTCCTCGCCTCTGCGTTCAGTACTAAGCAAGAGTAAAAATACCAAAGTGCTATTGGGAGAAGTGAGTGATATCGATCCCCAAGCACAAAAAGTTTTGATGGGTGATGAAGCCATACCTTACGATACATTAATTGTGGCTACAGGTGCGAAACATTCTTATTTTGGTAAGGATGAATGGGAATTATTTGCCCCTGGTTTAAAAACAGTAGAAGATGCAATAGAAATGCGTCATCGTATATTTATGGCATTTGAAGCTGCGGAAAAAGAAACCGATCCGCAACTACGCCGTGCTTGGTTAACATTTGTCATTGTTGGTGGCGGCCCTACAGGTGTGGAATTAGCAGGTGCGATCGCAGAATTAGCGTATCACACAATGAAAGAAGACTTCCGCAACATCGACACAACCGAAGCCCAAGTTATTTTACTTGAAGGTTTAGATCGGATATTGCCACCATTTGCCCCAGAATTATCAGCACAAGCAGAAACATCCCTTCAGAAATTGGGTGTAACAGTACAGACAAAAACATTAGTGACAAACATCGAAAATGATTTTGTCACCATTAAACAAGGTGAAGAAATATCGCAAATTGCTGCCAAAACAGTATTATGGGCAGCAGGTGTCAAAGCTTCACCACTAGGTCAAGTCATAGCGCAAAGAACAGGAATAGAATGCGATCGCGCCGGGCGAGTTATAGTTGAACCAGATTTGAGTATTAAAGGCTATGCGAATATTTTTGTCATTGGTGACTTAGCTCATTTTGCTCATCAAAACGGTAAACCCTTACCTGGCGTTGCACCCGTAGCAATGCAACAAGGAGAATACGTCGCTTCACTCATCAAACAAAAACTTCAAGGACAAACATCATTGCCACGATTTTATTATCTTGACAGAGGCAGCTTAGCAGTAATTGGGCAAAACTCAGCTGTTGTAGATTTAGGATTTATCAAATTTACAGGATTTGTAGCTTGGCTATTTTGGTTATTAGTTCATATTTACTTCTTAATTGAATTTGACAACAAACTAATAGTAATGATTCAGTGGGGTTGGAACTACTTCACTCGTAATCGTAGAGCAAGATTAATTACAGGAAAAGAACCTCTAGGTAATTACACATCAGAAAAAACAAGAGAGATGGTAAATGTGTAA